The Candidatus Melainabacteria bacterium DNA segment TAAAAAATCCCCTAGCGTAAAACAAGTAGAAAATATAATTAGAGTACTGGAATAAAAAGTCAGATTAAATAAGTCCTATAGCTTTAAAAATCTCTCTCCATGGATATACTGTGACATTCTCATAATGAATTTCATTTTCTGAAAGGCTTGCGCAAAGAAGTTGTGATTTGGGATAAACTTCTTTAAAAGATTTAAGGCCTTTTAAATCACTTAGCCTTGGATTTGTATTTGCTTTTATCTCCAAGGCAAATACTTTATCGTCAGGGGTTTCAATAACCAAGTCTACTTCAGCTCCGTTTTCAGTTCTAAAAAAAGAAAATTCATAGTTTTTATTTTTGTAGTGCGAAAGATGAATTATTTCTTTGACAATAAAATGCTCAAATAATCTCCCATATTCAGTTGTATATCTAACTGGTTCCTGATAAATACGTTTAGCTAAAACTCTCTGGACTCCTGTATCAAAAAAATAAAATTTAGGATGTCTCATTAATCGCTTTCTTGCTGACTTGACATAAGCAAGAAGATGAAAACCTATTAATGTATCCTCTAGTATCTGAAGATATTCTTTTACATCTGAACTTTTAGTTGCAGTTTCTCTTGAGATATTTGAATAATTAATTATATTCCCATTTTCACTTGCAGCAAAGCGCAAAAACCTAAGAAATGATCCTATGTTTCTTACAATTGCTTCTGCTTTAATTTCTTCTTCAAGGTAAGTTTCTGCATATGACCCAAGCAGTGCTTTTGCAATCTCTGTATCTTTTTCCAAATAAATTGAAGGGAGTGTTCCAAGATTTAACGCTTTGTTTAAATTAAAATCTTTCCCAAGTTCAATATGAG contains these protein-coding regions:
- a CDS encoding ATP-binding protein; amino-acid sequence: MVSRLVKLPKGKSFFIFGPRQVGKSTLLKNTFNDSECIYYDFLKTELYEKFKTEPNLFREEIVHRNKKKNIIVIDEIQRIPELLNEVHYLMEEDKSLVFAISGSSARKLKRSHANMLGGRALTYKLYPFTHIELGKDFNLNKALNLGTLPSIYLEKDTEIAKALLGSYAETYLEEEIKAEAIVRNIGSFLRFLRFAASENGNIINYSNISRETATKSSDVKEYLQILEDTLIGFHLLAYVKSARKRLMRHPKFYFFDTGVQRVLAKRIYQEPVRYTTEYGRLFEHFIVKEIIHLSHYKNKNYEFSFFRTENGAEVDLVIETPDDKVFALEIKANTNPRLSDLKGLKSFKEVYPKSQLLCASLSENEIHYENVTVYPWREIFKAIGLI